DNA sequence from the Marinilongibacter aquaticus genome:
GAGGTGTAAAGCATGATACAGGTAAAAGTAAAAGAAAACGAATCAGTAGAAAGAGCTCTAAAACGTTTCAAAAAGAAATTCGAGCGTACAGGTGTGTTGCGTGAATTGCGTGGGCGTCAACAGTTTACCAAAAAATCGGTAAAACGTAGATTCGAAATCCTGAATGCTGCCTATAAGCAGAAAACTTACGGCCATCTTGACGATTAATCAAGGGCTTTAATTCATATTCGACCATTTCTGAGAATTCATTACCTTTGGGTATAAATGTGCTTTCTCCGAAATGGTCGATTTGTTTTTGAAATATCTTCTCCATGAAAAAAGGTTGAGCGTGCATACGCACAAAGCTTACCAGACCGATCTCAACCAGTTTGCTCAGTACATTTTGCAGGTTTTTTTTACCGAAGATTTACGGAAAGTGAATTTTCGCGAGATCAGAGCTTGGATTGTCTCCTTGAAAGAAGATGAACTGGATCACAATTCGATCAATCGTAAAATAGCCACACTGAAGGCCTTCTACAGATTCATGCAAAAAAAGGGTTTCGTTGAGGCGAATCCGATGCGGAAAATCTCTTCTTTGAAAAAATCCAGCAAGCCGCCTGTTTTCGTTTCCGAAAAGGCCATTGATGGCCTTTTGAAACATGAATATGTTTTTGATCAAAGCTTCGAAGGGCTTCGCGATCAATTGATTATCGAGCTTTTGTACGGAACGGGCCTTCGTTTGTCCGAATTGATTGAGCTGAAAGTGAATGATGTGGACCTGTTTTCTGCGAAAATCACGGTTTTGGGTAAGCGGAACAAAACGCGGATAATACCTTTGCACAAAAGGTTGGAAAAGGAGCTTGAAGCCTATTTGGCCGAAAGGGAAGGGCAGGTTTCGGCCGCATTTGCCTTCTTGTTTTTTACAGACCGAAAAGCAAAACTTTATCCGGTGTGGGTGCAAAGGTTAACGAAAAAATATCTTGGTCTTGTCGATACGAAAGAAAAACGAAGCCCGCACGTACTTCGACACACTTTTGCCACACACCTGCTCAATCGAGGAGCTGAACTGAATGCCATTAAGGAGCTCTTGGGGCATTCGAGCCTTACGGCGACTCAAATTTACACACACAATTCGATTGAAAAGCTTAAGGCTGTACACAGTAAAGCTCATCCAAAAGCCGAATAAAAGGCGTATATTGCAACATTTGAGACAATTGCCTTCATCGGCATACAACAACCTAAAATTATATACCCAATTTGTATGAGAAAAAAAGTTTTTGGGGCTTTGCTCTTGGCAGCAGGGTTTTGCTCTTCAGTACAGGCTCAAGAAAAGTCTAAGTATGACAACAGTGCGGCGTTCGACCCACTTTTTGCGTATCGCCAAGGCACAGTTTACCGTAGCGGAACGGGTGCTCCTGGCCCTCAATATTGGCAAAATCGTGCCGACTACAATATAGATGTCACGCTCGATCCCGATAAAAATACGGTGGCGGGGCATGTGGAAATAACGTATACCAACAACAGTCCAGACCAACTCGATTTCGTTTGGGTGCAATTGGATCAAAATGCTTTCAACGATGAGTCGAAAGGTGGCGTAACCACACCTTTGGAAGGTGGAAGGCACGGGAATACCGGTTTTGAAGGGGGCTATACCATAGATGGCGTTATGGCTCAAAAAGAAGTGCAAGTGAGCAAACGCAAAACATCGCTTTCTTCGGTTTATCAATCGCATTTGATCAACGATACGCGTATGCAAATTCGTTTCAATGAGCCTTTGAGGTCGGGCGAATCCGTAAAAATTGGAATGGATTTCTCTTTCAATATCCCACGTTATGGCTCAGATCGTATGGGTAAGTTTGCCACAGACGAGGGCACGATTTACGAGATCGCTCAGTGGTATCCGCGTATGGCCGTTTACGACGATGTAGAGGGCTGGAATGTCTTGCCTTATGTAGGGAACGGCGAGTTCTATTTGGAATACGGCGATATCGTTTACAATGTCACTGTGCCTGCAAGTCATATTGTGGTAGGTTCGGGCGAATTGTTGAACCCCAAAGAGGTGTTGACCAAATCGCAATTGGAGCGTTTGGAAAAAGCCAAAGGATCGGATGAAACCGTGATGATCCGTACGGCAGATGAAGTAGGTGATGCAGCAAGCAGGCCGAAAAGTGAGGGCACATTGACATGGAAATTCAAATGTAGCCAAACAAGAGACGTGGCTTGGGCGTCTTCCGAAAGCTTTATTTGGGATGCGGCTCGCATCAATTTGCCAAGCGGCAAAACGGCTTTGGCCCAATCGGCTTATCCAAAAGCTTCTGCTGGAAGCAGCGGCTGGGGCCGTTCGACAGAATACGTGAAAGCCAGTATCGAGTTCTATTCCGATTATATTTATGAATACACTTATCCCGTGGCCACCAATGTGGCGGGTGTGGTATCGGGGATGGAATACCCAGGCATTGTATTCTGCGGAGCCGGTGCAAAAAATGGAGATTTGTGGGGTGTAACAGACCA
Encoded proteins:
- a CDS encoding tyrosine-type recombinase/integrase, producing MKYLLHEKRLSVHTHKAYQTDLNQFAQYILQVFFTEDLRKVNFREIRAWIVSLKEDELDHNSINRKIATLKAFYRFMQKKGFVEANPMRKISSLKKSSKPPVFVSEKAIDGLLKHEYVFDQSFEGLRDQLIIELLYGTGLRLSELIELKVNDVDLFSAKITVLGKRNKTRIIPLHKRLEKELEAYLAEREGQVSAAFAFLFFTDRKAKLYPVWVQRLTKKYLGLVDTKEKRSPHVLRHTFATHLLNRGAELNAIKELLGHSSLTATQIYTHNSIEKLKAVHSKAHPKAE
- the rpsU gene encoding 30S ribosomal protein S21; this translates as MIQVKVKENESVERALKRFKKKFERTGVLRELRGRQQFTKKSVKRRFEILNAAYKQKTYGHLDD
- a CDS encoding M1 family metallopeptidase encodes the protein MRKKVFGALLLAAGFCSSVQAQEKSKYDNSAAFDPLFAYRQGTVYRSGTGAPGPQYWQNRADYNIDVTLDPDKNTVAGHVEITYTNNSPDQLDFVWVQLDQNAFNDESKGGVTTPLEGGRHGNTGFEGGYTIDGVMAQKEVQVSKRKTSLSSVYQSHLINDTRMQIRFNEPLRSGESVKIGMDFSFNIPRYGSDRMGKFATDEGTIYEIAQWYPRMAVYDDVEGWNVLPYVGNGEFYLEYGDIVYNVTVPASHIVVGSGELLNPKEVLTKSQLERLEKAKGSDETVMIRTADEVGDAASRPKSEGTLTWKFKCSQTRDVAWASSESFIWDAARINLPSGKTALAQSAYPKASAGSSGWGRSTEYVKASIEFYSDYIYEYTYPVATNVAGVVSGMEYPGIVFCGAGAKNGDLWGVTDHEFGHNWFPMIVGTNERKYAWMDEGFNTFINTLSTKNFNDGEFNSPIDPRRYAPYFYDRDLIMEIPEVIQSKNFGLEAYLKPGEGLTMLREDILGEERFDYAFREYVKRWAFKHPTPFDFFETIEDASGEDLGWYWKGWFFNDWKIDQSVDGVIYTNQNPAEGSIITISNVEQLPMPAVVEVKEANGKTGRVAFPVEIWQRGGEWKFRYNSTSPISSVTIDPDAKYPDVNPKNNTWKPKVYEVPEEN